taaacgaaTCCTTAACTTACCTTCGCGCCATAGAGCATACATACTACATAGTACATACAAATTGacttttcgactttctacatatagtccttttcatgaaagaagtcccctagacgcggcgctgcaatcgcatgacgtaatgttgccatttatgagtaaaaaatttacctattttatttacatttagcagatgtaatttatcaaataatattattttctgcatacttcgatgaaacaatatttctgttatgtaaaaagtatatttttatttacttatattagcggtgttctacctacatacagggaaaagatgagaaaatagggtaaagaaaagcaatacaattttttatttagagttttattgcataattgttgggttacaatttttttcgaagtacacgccgctgttataccttcgtttgtaattcttgttacagttttctctgtcacacctgcaattaaattatgaacaatttaaaataataataactttaagatgcttatgtaatatgtaatatatgttttgatttcagttacctagtaccatcacgttatgtatttgttcaattttgtcgcaaaaacgaatttatatcataaaagtcccatcaatacagcaaaaaattattaaatggcaacgctaaaaagtacctgttatggcggcaactctcttccgaacattgtttagttgtattaaaacaccttggtTCTAATGTttcgcttcacagaactctttcacctttaacatcatttctcgagccgaactttttacaacttttggcattgtaatcaatctttaaaatgcactaagctagttaaaaattctcaaaaatctaccacaacaaacgaacttgataacatcgacgaatgacaacattgccgacctgtcaaatttagttccaaaaatatccgcgggacttctttcatgaaaagcactatacactacttttatttatttgagaaCCTATTATTCTTCCTTATAATACATGatgattattcaataaaatattggcTAGTGAATATtgttctttattattaaaaacattttttgaaaattaaatgaattgatACTTAACTTAAAACATGCTATAATATGTTACCTTTATTTGAATTCTTAACATAGGTATTAGGTAGgtatattttaactaatatCTAAAAGTCCATAAATCActgatacaaaataattatcgtAGAAAAATGTTGAATTAGGTAGTTTTAGGTTGGTTACGTAGTGGCTATTCTTCATAGTGCATTGGTAATATATactaacatacatacaaagaTTTCATGTATTTGGATATTCTAGTATGTATGGAGATAAAATTCACCAAGTGTATGATTATTTACTATAGACAATTACAAAccagaataataaaaaagtttctacttcattgtataaataataagagcAAAACTTTACACTTTCCAACGATTTGGCATTGAAGGAACCAAAATAATTTTGCTACAACCACATACTAAAATTGtccaacattaaaatattagataatatttttcatactatATTCTTACACAACTGCATATACATCAAACATTCTATaacacatatatgtatataaagttaacttcaattcttaaaacatctaacatacatattatgtaactgTTAAAAAGTAAGGAATAATTATaactacatattaataatctttattgtgTTACAGTAAACTCAAGATGTAtgttactataaaaatgggCAAGAGATCTtgtttatcaatatttaagaCCAGTCTTAATATAAAGTTTCATTCAGTCtcaaaacatttgtttatacacacacaatcatattttaatctttataaTGTTTGagctattatattattaacaataagaaaaatgttttatacatcatattaaatattggaatAAGcaggtataaatatttttattaaatagaatCAGGTTAAATCAGACAACATAGAGAAcatttcaaataaacaataaaactttatttaaaatcccACAATAATTCAGTCTTTCACCATTAATTCCCGCTCCACTCTGCCGACCGGCACATATCATCTACCAATTGATCAAATTCTATTAATGAACTCTCATGTTTTAGTAGATCTTCAGAAAAATCTTCTGTTGTCATTTCAAgctttttttctttgaatgctgtatcataattGGATAACTTTAAATGTggcgcattaaaaaaatctttgtaaAATTCAGCCAACTCACGTATTGGATGGTTGTCTGCAAAGGGAAAGCATAACAATTTCAATGGCGGTTCATTTTCACTTCTAAATCCTGGAAACTTTTTAGGTGGCATTTCAAGCGACGTCGGGCTTTTTGAGATGACACTCATATCCAACTCCTGGGTGCTTTTACAAATTGTTGTTTCATCCtctattatttcaaatttcgGTGTCCGGCATTTCGGTACAggaaactttttgaaaaactCCTTTATTACTTCTTCCACGAGATATTCATCAACGAATGCCGCTAGACGAAGAGGTTTGTTCAGGTCAATTGGTTGTGGAGATGAAGgttccttttttttctttgtttcaaaTATAACATGCTTTGGACTCAATTCAAAATGGTCACTCTTGAGTAAAAGTGTTTTGTTCTTTTCAGACCTATTAGGTGATATAGAGAAATTTGTTCTATATGAAACACTGAAACCTAATCCTCCTAGAGGTGTTTTTAGCATTCCAGCTTGAACTTTTTTAACTGACTCACCTAATGTCTTTACCTTGGGCTCACCGCTATAAACTCtgtagaaaattgtaaatgacTCTGTTCGCTGCTTCCGTGATAAGTGATATGCTGGAGTGATTCTAGTAATTGTGATAAGTGATTTCAATAGGATTCCCATTCTGAAGTAAACTGTGTTCATTGCTTTTAAAGATGAATCAAATTGTGTTTCGTCTAGTCCCAAGGTCCATAATTCAAGCACCATTTCATCTCCATCCTCAGTTTGTACTGATATTTCTACATTTAAGTGAGATCTAATAGTTTCTAGTATTCTATCTGATGGTAAAGCATTTTTAGTAGCTTGATTAACTTCGGGTGAGTCTGGTATATGTAGATTGAACCAGTCTGTGTCAGCTGACTGTTGTTTTGTATTTGCATCAATTTTAACCCCTTTCCTTGATTCAACAATGACCTGCACGCCTTTGTAGGCAAGAAATTTAGTAAACTTAGTAAATTCATTCTTATCTCCTATATTTGAAAATGCCGCGTCGGGTGCCATATTGTTAAATTGAACTATGCTAATGAATAACTATTCTTCATCGGCAATGCAACTCTCTACAAGGTTCCGCAGATTAGGATTCTCCATTGCAGCAGCAATTCTCTCCTTGTCATTGATCTGCTTGTTGACTGTAAAAAGTAAGTTTTATCTTAGATaagcaatattatatttgataagATTATTAGTGTATAAGTAGAATCTTTGAAgagtatttttatcattattaaggtataaaaaatatgtatgcaGCATTTTTCGAAAGAATACatgagtaaattttttaaatatcaagaCATATCAGAAGACAGATAAAAAAGCTAATTTACCTATAAGatgtaatttaagaaaaactaaTACATATGATACTTGCAAGTAAACATACAGTTTATTCATTCAGGCCTGACACCTAAATGGTGTAGACAAGTGTCTTACATTACATACCCTACTAGCCTACATACATCATAGACATTATGCTTAAGTGTGTTTTCTACAGTTTTTTTATCTGTCCTTTCgtcatatacataaataacaaactGTCATATAAAGGTGATATATGTGACTAATGAGTCCCAGGAAATGTTAAGGTCTAgtataaaaattgtgtaactatcaaagattttgtaaatctcttaattattaacaatgtAATAAAGCAGGAAATACTGTTATGACCATAATAAacctattaaaattgtaatatagcATTAATGTGAACTTACAACTCAACcttttaataactattatttatatatataccttaCATAAGTACTTAGAGATAGATAATGAATATAATgattatcattttattattactaagcaTACAGTATATCACATTGAACCTCAAGTTGATTAGTTGGActtacactaatattataatgaagaaatagtttattttttgtttgtaatggaTTAACTGTAAAACTGCTAAACTCATTTTAAAATTCCGTCACCAATATATAGATAGCTATATTActgtagtagtagtagttggATGGTCCATTAAGCTATATAACATCATGCTATGGCCAAAATGAAACTAAGAAAACCATATAGGATAGCTAGTACTTGAGTAGTTGTTTACAAACATAAGTATAGTTGTTCTTTGCCTGGTAAAGCCAAAAGGGTTTACAATCCGATCTTCATATACTTTAGATATAGGTAATAAGTAATTCAGGTCTAATATAGTTAATAGCAGTGGAAATTGATATAGCAGTTTAGCTAAAAGATAGACTTGTAaacgaatataataaataaaaaatagtttctagAATACTGATCAAGAAGTATATGCTATCTAAGGCTTTATATAGTATTGATTGATAAACACTAAATATTATCAGCTGATAACCTTTAATGATGATCATAATGTACCATATTGTGACTGAAGGTCACATAGTTATCTATACATCAGTGAGcagcttattaaaaatatgactacATATAAATTTGCAGTTAATATCCATTTaggtagataaaaaaaaatctatacatatatatttatataggttttttttaacatataattgatttacatttatattccctaggtatatatatataccaagacaatataaatcaattatatttttataaagtatgaGTATTATATACTGTATGGATCCAACACTATATAATACtcatactttataaaaatacttgatTATTACAACAAATAATTGATTATTGTCAGCTCCATATTCctaatgatttataaaaaccaaCTTACTTTCATCTTCTGTAGTATGTGcaccttttttaatataaatgtctaGCTTTACAGGATGATGAACAGATCTCTGTATCTTTATTCTAATGCACAGTCCAATTAAGGTCGCTAGAGAACAATGAGGCACAGTAGGATTGAACTCAACCCTTAAAACGGGAACATTGTCTTCCGTAGGTTCCTTAATAAATATCCCTTCCTCATAGACAACTTTAAGGTCCTCCAAAGTACTGGGCTTTTCGGGATCCCGGATCGTCCGCAAAAAGTCTAAAACACCACAACACTTattaaaaatcacagaaaactACACAAAAACAGTTAAGGGCGAAAAAACAAACCATAAATAGTTTCTCTCAAATCATTATTGTCCTTGTAGCCAAGTTCTTGCAACGATGCACTTTTGTCCATATAAGCGGGTTTAGCGACTTCCACGGGCAGCTTCTGCGAGTTCTTTAATGAAAGCTTAGAGAAAAACGATAACATTATCGTTAATCGTCATTAATTAGACTTTGATACTCTTACGTAGTTAAGAGTTAAGAGTTAAGACTTAGGAGTAAGCGATTAGCGACGACATCACGACAATAACGACATGTTTGACAGCTGACACACAGTGACAGTGTTGCCAAATAGTCTCGACTCTCGGCGACGTATCTCTAGACTAATTTGATTTCCCCCAGAAATCCCTTCAAAAAAACAAGGCTGTATAAAACGAATAATTATTTCCAAGGGAATTGTATACGTTTATTCAAAAAATCCCTAGTGAGATACAAGCCgtgttgtcaataaataaattaaagttgtacattaaagtaaaactgcttTCTAAGgcctattataatataaatgaatatttaaattttaaacgatcctagtgCTGGAATTGCTCCAGTATAAAGAGGTAATGCTACTGAATCTCTCGGCTGCATTTCCAGACTCTggggcgatcgtcaacatccacgactgttttaatattatttttttcagtataattagtattattattattttcttatgggGCATCCACACGCTGGCTGTTTGTCACAAACACCGCAAACAGCAAACGAAGTCCCAAACACCAACCACAATCACCCAACACAAACAGCCATCCACATGCTTGGCGAACGTTCATAACATTCCGAATCGGCAAACATGGCGGACGACGAGCTTGTAGCAGCTATTACTTTCGggttgacatatttttattataaattaaagcaagaaaaagaaaaaaggaaaaaaagaagaaagcaAAGACGATGGTGgatgattaaaatacattgaaagCGTACAAGGCTTTAGACCTATTATTTGGGCTTTAATTTgccgtgtttttttaattttacttaaaagttacTTAAAAATGTCAGAATCGTAGGTGCTCCAATCAGACATTTTTTACGCTTTGCGCGCCAACGAAAAAGTGTAGCAAGTAAATACGTCCGCCTCCCGCAAGCTCGCGCGCATACTGATCGCTGCCAAACGTGTGGATACGTAGCAAACTGTTTGCCAAACATCCTTTGATCTGGCAAGATAAACCGACACCGATGCCGAACACTGCCCAACACAAACTCAAACAGGCAAACAACGACAAACACCCATCCACACGTCCGTGTTTGCTGTTTGCTGTTGGCTGTTTGCCATTGTTTGTCAAGCGTGTGGATGGGGCTTTATGTCCAAGttcacatttcaaggatcgttATGCTCGCTGAAATGTAATTGCTTATGGCGGCGTTCATGCGTCGGGTGGTcgctctccctaaaatatggcgctgttagttatttcgaatacgtatttgcgtgttgtccCCACGgaaatgtaagtgcgtgctcctattgcACCATGCCtcttgctgatagaggacaaatctttgtttttaatttattttattattatttattacttaagatgtcatgtggaacacggtgtagctccttacaaacgtgaaccaaaaaacttggcgattaaaaagagtggcggagagtttattgccagttcttctcttccgatctacacccttgatttgagaactggcagtaaatgtaaaattagaagcatttaatgtacatatttcgttcataagtgtccattgatatgaataaatggtttttgatttatattacaaCTGTTCCTATTATTCAAAGAATAGAAACAGTCTTAAtgttttactatatatatttttctttacaataaTGTCTGTTCTTAATTAACGTCATAAACACAATATCTTAGCAGTTTTCATAATTCATCGTGTTTTCGTAGACACAGGATCTCGAAAATATCGAGAtcgtatttctttattgttaGGCAGTTTGtgattcaaattcaaattcaaaaatcatttattcacgtaggtaacacaatgtacacttgtgattcgtcattaaagaaataaatattaatgcttctaattttacatttactgccagttctcaaatcaagggcgtagaacggaagagaagaactggcaataaactctccgccactctttttaatcgccatgttttttttttttacacaacgtttgtaaggagctgcaaccattacaccatgttccacatgacattttaagtaattaataataataacataaataaaaacaaagacttgtcccctatcagcaggaggcatggtgaaataggagcacgcacttacattctcgtgggaacaacacgcaaacacatagtcgaaataattaacatcaccgcatacacgaattcaagtacgaccagtcaccacaagtagcacccgttcacgagtatgacgcatggccagccatcggccccctcgccatattttagggagagagacaacccgacgcatggacgccgccacaagcaatgacatttaagcgagcatgacgatccttgaaatgtggacttggctacataagaaaataataataatactgaaataattggataccacatggatcacggtttgttcccactttacattaaaacagtcgtggatgttgacgatcgccccGGAGTCTGGAAATACAGCCGAGAGATTCAGTCGGGTTACCTATAATACATACTGGAGCAACTCATATCCAAGcactaggatcgtttaaatattcatttatattataataagccttagcaagcagttttactttaatgtacgatttaaatttatttattgacaacgcttgtatctcactagggattttgttgaaaaaacgtatacaattgccttggaaagaattactcgttttatgcagccttctggttggtgcgctaattttgtctttattacgagtactataattatggaagctactattctttttaaagatatctatatttttccgcacatacaaaatattctcataaatgtattgcccagagttaaaatatgtaattccttaaatttgCTTCGGACCGACTCCCGTGAGGACAACCCACAGATCGCTCTTATAGCCCGCTTTTGCACCacaaatatcgatttaatgtcagctgcattaccccacaaaataacaccatatgacataatactatgaaaatagctgaaataaaCAAGCTTTGCTGTGTTCTCATCTGTAAGATCGCGTATCTTTTTTACTGCGAACGCTGCGGAActtagcctattcgaaagaccttctatgtgtcggccccactggagtttactatctaaagtaattcccaagaacaccgcattatcaacaaagtctatttcctcgtctttaattattatttgagaatgactactttttacatttgtagtttaaatttaacacattttgtcttcttttcgtttaacttaagattatt
This genomic stretch from Pieris napi chromosome 19, ilPieNapi1.2, whole genome shotgun sequence harbors:
- the LOC125059145 gene encoding autophagy-related protein 13 homolog isoform X1, translated to MAPDAAFSNIGDKNEFTKFTKFLAYKGVQVIVESRKGVKIDANTKQQSADTDWFNLHIPDSPEVNQATKNALPSDRILETIRSHLNVEISVQTEDGDEMVLELWTLGLDETQFDSSLKAMNTVYFRMGILLKSLITITRITPAYHLSRKQRTESFTIFYRVYSGEPKVKTLGESVKKVQAGMLKTPLGGLGFSVSYRTNFSISPNRSEKNKTLLLKSDHFELSPKHVIFETKKKKEPSSPQPIDLNKPLRLAAFVDEYLVEEVIKEFFKKFPVPKCRTPKFEIIEDETTICKSTQELDMSVISKSPTSLEMPPKKFPGFRSENEPPLKLLCFPFADNHPIRELAEFYKDFFNAPHLKLSNYDTAFKEKKLEMTTEDFSEDLLKHESSLIEFDQLVDDMCRSAEWSGN
- the LOC125059145 gene encoding MIP18 family protein galla-1 isoform X2, translating into MLSFFSKLSLKNSQKLPVEVAKPAYMDKSASLQELGYKDNNDLRETIYDFLRTIRDPEKPSTLEDLKVVYEEGIFIKEPTEDNVPVLRVEFNPTVPHCSLATLIGLCIRIKIQRSVHHPVKLDIYIKKGAHTTEDEINKQINDKERIAAAMENPNLRNLVESCIADEE